One Ornithorhynchus anatinus isolate Pmale09 chromosome 2, mOrnAna1.pri.v4, whole genome shotgun sequence DNA segment encodes these proteins:
- the LOC100091963 gene encoding interferon-induced very large GTPase 1-like, protein MEIEKRETNKGKFLKKGYLVDSPQDPVYFPASILGPTPWSTHFALKSGDPKCQILQYLDQKDVLKPEPHIQHTWEKQALEKLLSLSHSRVRDLESTQANSQEVIMRKNEKELQEAITIPPQCSEPSEKPQSEITEDNQRQPSIAKETLTGRKRIPDKELLSWASRGLALQGIYLTDNPNDLLEQREPLIRIPEDFALRGPGQQSRFEKKEFSSSQAEASFTQKMEKLGFSLSCSATSPDWGCSWEAGLDSSKSSESKGSSSSLSGYNYICTAKFSYVPLASAHLVQHQLRLSQEALGELKHIEDLGFVPLGASGPLHLGGIFWWKAVVEGFREEQREDVRQQACNALESYIRCGDSVLGVKATVGVGGSRSHSEMSFKGKETKSLQTAIQLSLTMTGGPPGVDSVSHWKAGLVASNKTWCVIDRGQRLLPVWDLILSNHRKDFRDVLQVNHQLAEAYTDLTGISVEILEGEELQKAMEDMNALLDHVKAWEETEPKKQLLKVIDFKKRLKERTENDNLWINQCLPDERLQNFLIKIVSKYENSLAPDVNQIKSFMTCLLTPQEHCVENFPQLSSIIKWSFHLDEQQEMETFVCSLDDFLKVLQRVEDNIQETAHVPGTSMTSGKDTQRNATVNLSKSFRSLWKNLREMEQRDEEMLLLCIAINSGYSVEIGSFQGLLGIPEISFMKKEMKKALEKFLMLRNEDTCRAEAFLLLTGLTAAPEGKVWTSEEKMKKWELMKNHLGSSLSSEISDTISKYFSPHDWEALEGALKILIDKGYDPIADARLREMVVRELENVHQGQKQENTTTSESAALQSHANPQEGVPKQDFQELIRRLGLQKYFPRKMQRADFQVINDLFLGESQPDSESDLPFCILQKLMMLDCQARYLVCRSDEETISIDTPHLHLEKVSDILANIFGHTPVKLNDSPGPKQTHLHPMDVQMAIFHCADNFRQYMFSRLSACQFALPLLVPSPCSAQIEFPLWAFCQVKKEWQNYEKSDGKITNRKCNNKLIRQVKTPVVSFLRLGMSASSKSQILNALLSKQRHNIFFHRHCRNSSKNCLLLQGVAEISWYCPGGKEDDRFDCCVAFTNLRGNAKEHEKQIRFLQEITSVYVIFLSSADHDEKDRKVIEDLLCTLKTLILVWVDKEVVMNNNSETVKNIAIKNKNEAELITELTAQIKSAIDASKTFYSLDACAAVAQNLGFLLDEDEAECKEGKELAEKAVSLLKNKNFLENKDEFLPLQGDLWHRWCENDKQLTNLRESKDRSIEQHQSQTESKKLEIRHQQVQKAFPLNDLMKLVLSALYSQSGDTKLYFLHWLKVFIEELSSDHLTELHQDYHKMWSEMQTNKNCQKNLQSLAEKMRRSTFGLEHILREIGQIYEAVDETLLNQDRLILRLPQIVADLMLAGYPMELMDGDTSYVPLKWVTAVFGRLTETLKDKRLFVLSVLGLQSSGKSTLLNTMFGLQFAVSAGRCTRGAYMHLLKVEEKVREHLGFDFVLVIDTEGLRAPELASKPLNHDNKLATFVIGLGNLTVINIFGENPSEMQDILQIAVQAFLRMKQVRLSPSCVFVHQNVGGISAEEKTREGRRCLQQTLDKMAIIAGKEESYEVTGFNDVIRFNVNTHVHYFSHLWEGDPPMAPPNPSYSHNIQDLKSQILKPEKENQHHYPQVLRMTEFTVHFRELWKALLNENFVFSFKNSLEISAYNKLESQFSKWTWELRSHMLDVRHKLGIQIKNEKCLDINRSLIENQIEEKFKMTMDSFQVFFKEHDDHGLLVQWRASSEKKLLCFKQELVDDIYKQCKIFMTKTKHLILVAQKKQDYKDELLKRSKDLVVKFNNQNVSEPELREEFDKHWDKWIDELSAEKTLSEKHNIIHDMETFLRHHFQAVADIENRIQESSKWTCVPYERYEEGKKLQKIWSSIPFFGNSCSKDKLKKTTQLLEKQMYDYILEEELSGQDYSPHYFAEIVAKIKDTLETQSTETKFPTSYQTDVCLFLCHKATKRLNEMSNTFQKYNDPTTYLTSHRDDLFFSFQIYFQAAISSSVFADFLCNKLKEAIRYEIYEKTAKAIADQMKKSHPAFRSNRSKLEFYMLKSLAEEESLEKYNQYIYNPKYFMGEFIRKCVDEYVNQENPKLKGLLEENLKEFQDLGHSAIVESTEAIQHKRGNASMWLNEFHRILGDNLYVSRRELKTIEHHKITDLKIFKETMTKTLTDKLQKLKNDFATTDLDPFLSKPHEILHESLIAHPGSENLQEFVLTQISVPHVGVGSQVLKTWPLHCWASNRHCSFKEKECVYKKDLTPQFIIFLLKCSQVACSQINQKDIQLLQFGICL, encoded by the exons ATTCTCCAGTACCTGGACCAGAAGGATGTGCTGAAACCTGAACCCCACATTCAACATACCTGGGAGAAGCAGGCACTGGAGAAACTTCTTTCTCTATCCCATAGTCGGGTGAGAGACCTGGAATCCACACAGGCAAACAGCCAAGAGGTGATAATGAGGAAGAATGAAAAGGAGCTACAGGAAGCAATAACAATCCCACCACAGTGCAGTGAGCCATCTGAAAAGCCCCAGTCAGAGATCACAGAAGACAATCAAAGGCAACCAAGCATCGCAAAGGAGACTCTGACAGGCAGAAAGAGAATACCAGATAAAGAGCTTCTGAGCTGGGCATCCAGGGGCCTGGCCCTGCAAGGGATTTACCTGACCGACAACCCTAACGACCTGCTGGAGCAGCGAGAACCACTAATTAGGATCCCTGAGGATTTTGCTCTCCGAGGCCCAGGGCAGCAGTCGAGGTTTGAGAAGAAGGAGTTTTCATCCTCTCAAGCAGAAGCCTCATTCACGCAGAAAATGGAGAAACTGGGCTTCAGTCTGAGCTGCTCAGCCACATCTCCAGACTGGGGCTGTAGCTGGGAGGCTGGTTTAGATTCCAGCAAATCTTCAGAATCCAAAGGCAGCAGCTCATCCCTCTCTGGTTACAACTACATCTGCACAGCCAAGTTCAGCTATGTCCCACTGGCCTCCGCTCACCTCGTGCAGCACCAGCTGAGACTGTCCCAAGAAGCCCTTGGGGAACTCAAACATATCGAGGATCTGGGCTTCGTGCCCTTAGGAGCAAGT GGACCCCTGCACCTGGGGGGGATATTCTGGTGGAAAGCAGTAGTGGAGGGTTtcagggaggagcagcgggaggatGTGAGGCAACAGGCATGTAATGCACTGGAGTCTTACATCAGGTGCGGTGACAGTGTCTTGGGTGTGAAGGCAACAGTGGGTGTGGGGGGATCTAGGTCCCACTCAGAAATGTCATTCAAAGGCAAAGAGACCAAGAGCCTCCAAACAGCCATTCAACTGTCTTTAACTATGACAGGTGGCCCCCCAGGGGTGGACTCTGTCTCCCATTGGAAAGCTGGGCTGGTAGCCAGTAACAAGACCTGGTGTGTGATTGATCGAGGCCAACGACTGCTGCCCGTATGGGACCTAATCCTGTCCAATCACAGAAAGGATTTTCGGGATGTTCTTCAAGTGAACCACCAGCTCGCGGAGGCCTACACAGACCTAACGGGCATAAGTGTGGAGATCCTAGAGGGAGAGGAATTACAAAAGGCAATGGAGGACATGAATGCTCTCCTAGACCATGTGAAAGCCTGGGAAGAAACTGAGCCCAAAAAACAGCTGTTAAAAGTGATTGATTTCAAGAAGAGATTGAAAGAGAGAACGGAAAATGACAATTTGTGGATCAATCAATGCCTTCCTGATGAAAGGCTTCAGAATTTCTTAATCAAGATAGTTTCAAAATATGAAAATTCCCTGGCTCCTGACGTGAATCAAATTAAGTCTTTCATGACCTGCCTTCTGACACCTCAGGAGCATTGTGTTGAAAATTTTCCCCAGTTGTCCTCCATTATAAAGTGGTCTTTTCACTTAGATGAACAGCAAGAAATGGAGACCTTTGTTTGCAGTTTGGATGATTTCCTCAAAGTTTTACAGCGAGTGGAGGACAATATTCAAGAAACTGCACATGTTCCTGGAACTTCAATGACTTCTGGCAAGGATACCCAAAGAAATGCCACTGTAAATCTAAGCAAGTCATTCCGCTCATTATGGAAGAATCTCAGAGAGATGgagcagagagatgaggaaatgctGCTGCTTTGCATTGCCATAAATTCAGGCTACAGCGTGGAAATTGGTTCTTTCCAAGGTCTTTTAGGAATTCCAGAAATCAGCTTcatgaaaaaggaaatgaaaaaggcCTTGGAGAAATTCCTAATGCTCAGGAATGAGGACACCTGCCGAGCTGAAGCTTTCCTGCTATTGACAGGGCTGACAGCAGCCCCTGAAGGTAAAGTTTGGACCTCTGAAGAGAAGATGAAAAAATGGGAGCTTATGAAAAATCACTTGGGGAGCTCACTCTCAAGTGAAATTTCTGACACCATTAGCAAATACTTCTCACCTCATGACTGGGAAGCCCTAGAGGGAGCCCTGAAGATCCTCATTGATAAAGGTTATGACCCCATAGCAGATGCTAGATTAAGGGAAATGGTAGTGAGAGAATTAGAAAATGTCCACCAGGGACAAAAGCAGGAAAATACTACAACATCAGAGTCCGCAGCCCTGCAGTCTCATGCTAACCCACAGGAAGGTGTCCCGAAGCAGGACTTTCAAGAGCTGATCAGAAGGCTGGGCTTACAGAAGTACTTCCCAAGGAAAATGCAGAGGGCAGATTTCCAAGTGATTAATGACTTGTTCCTGGGAGAGAGCCAGCCTGACAGTGAATCCGATCTGCCCTTTTGTATTTTGCAAAAGCTGATGATGCTGGACTGTCAGGCAAGGTATCTGGTTTGCAGAAGTGATGAGGAAACAATCTCCATAGACACCCCACACCTCCATCTAGAAAAAGTGTCTGATATCTTGGCTAATATTTTCGGACACACACCCGTAAAACTGAATGACTCCCCTGGCCCCAAGCAGACACACCTGCATCCCATGGACGTGCAGATGGCCATCTTCCACTGTGCTGATAACTTCAGGCAGTACATGTTCTCAAGGCTCTCTGCTTGCCAGTTTGCTCTCCCACTTTTGGTCCCAAGTCCTTGTTCTGCACAGATTGAATTCCCTCTTTGGGCCTTTTGCCAAGTAAAGAAGGAGTGGCAGAATTATGAGAAATCAGATGGGAAAATTACCAACAGGAAATGTAACAACAAACTCATTCGTCAAGTAAAGACCCCAGTGGTGTCTTTCCTGAGGCTTGGCATGTCAGCCTCTTCAAAATCTCAGATCCTTAATGCTCTGCTTAGCAAACAGAGGCATAACATTTTTTTCCATCGTCACTGCAGGAACAGCAGTAAAAACTGCCTCTTGCTCCAGGGGGTTGCAGAAATTTCCTGGTACTGCCctggtgggaaggaggatgaCAGGTTTGACTGCTGTGTTGCATTCACTAATCTGCGTGGAAATGCAAAAGAACATGAAAAACAAATCAGGTTTTTACAAGAAATAACTTCTGTGTATGTAATCTTCTTGTCATCAGCGGATCATGATGAAAAAGACAGAAAAGTTATCGAAGATCTCCTATGTACCTTAAAGACTTTAATCCTGGTCTGGGTGGACAAGGAGGTTGTTATGAATAACAACAGTGAAACAGTAAAAAATATAGCTATCAAGAACAAGAATGAGGCAGAATTAATCACTGAGCTGACTGCACAAATTAAAAGTGCTATAGATGCCTCAAAAACCTTTTACAGCCTTGATGCTTGTGCTGCCGTTGCTCAGAATCTTGGATTCCTTCTTGATGAAGATGAAGCCGAATGTAAGGAAGGGAAAGAACTGGCAGAGAAAGCAGTAAGTCTGCTGAAGAACAAGAATTTTCTGGAGAACAAGGATGAATTTTTACCCCTTCAAGGAGATCTGTGGCACAGGTGGTGTGAAAATGACAAACAGCTAACTAATCTGAGGGAAAGCAAGGACAGGAGTATTGAGCAGCACCAAAGCCAAACGGAATCCAAAAAACTTGAAATACGCCATCAGCAGGTTCAAAAAGCATTTCCTCTAAATGATCTAATGAAGTTGGTGCTCTCAGCTCTTTATTCCCAGTCAGGTGACACCAAACTGTACTTCCTGCATTGGCTGAAAGTATTCATCGAGGAGCTGTCTTCTGATCATCTGACAGAACTTCATCAAGACTACCATAAAATGTGGTCAGAAATGCAAACCAATAAGAACTGCCAAAAGAACTTACAATCACTGGcggagaagatgaggagatcaaCCTTTGGCCTTGAACACATTTTGAGAGAAATAGGTCAAATCTATGAAGCTGTGGATGAAACTTTACTTAATCAGGACAGGCTCATTCTTCGTCTTCCCCAGATTGTTGCAGACCTTATGCTTGCTGGTTATCCCATGGAGCTCATGGATGGGGATACTTCTTATGTACCCCTGAAATGGGTGACAGCTGTTTTTGGCAGGTTAACTGAGACCCTAAAAGATAAAAGACTATTTGTGCTTTCCGTCCTGGGTCTCCAGAGCAGCGGGAAATCCACACTGCTGAACACCATGTTCGGTCTGCAATTTGCTGTCAGTGCAGGGAGATGCACCCGTGGAGCCTATATGCATCTCCTCAAAGTGGAGGAAAAGGTCAGGGAACACCTGGGATTTGACTTTGTGCTCGTCATAGACACTGAGGGTCTCCGGGCCCCAGAGCTCGCCAGTAAGCCACTGAATCATGACAACAAGCTGGCAACCTTTGTCATCGGCCTTGGTAATTTGACCGTGATCAATATTTTTGGAGAGAATCCTTCTGAAATGCAAGACATTCTGCAGATCGCAGTTCAGGCCTTCCTGAGGATGAAGCAAGTAAGACTTTCCCCGAGCTGTGTGTTTGTGCATCAGAACGTGGGTGGAATTAGCGCAGAGGAAAAaactagggaaggaagaaggtgcCTGCAACAGACTTTGGACAAAATGGCAATTATCGCAGGCAAAGAAGAGTCTTATGAGGTAACCGGCTTTAATGATGTGATCCGGTTTAATGTGAACACTCACGTCCATTACTTTTCTCACCTGTGGGAAGGGGATCCCCCAATGGCCCCTCCTAATCCCAGTTACAGCCACAATATTCAGGATCTGAAGAGTCAGATTCTCAAACCTGAAAAGGAAAACCAACACCATTATCCCCAGGTTCTCAGGATGACAGAGTTTACAGTGCATTTTAGAGAGTTATGGAAAGCTTTGTTAAATGAGAACTTTGTTTTCAGCTTCAAAAATAGCCTGGAGATTTCAGCATACAACAAGCTGGAATCCCAGTTTAgtaaatggacctgggagttgagAAGTCACATGCTTGATGTGCGACACAAACTGGGTattcaaattaaaaatgaaaaatgcctGGATATAAACCGAAGTCTCATCGAAAATCAGATAGAAGAGAAATTCAAAATGACAATGGATAGTTTCCAAGTCTTCTTCAAAGAACATGATGACCATGGGCTATTGGTTCAGTGGAGAGCATCTTCTGAAAAAAAGTTGCTATGTTTTAAACAAGAGCTTGTGGATGATATTTACAAACAATGTAAAATTTTCATGACCAAAACCAAGCACCTCATTTTAGTAGCTCAAAAGAAACAAGATTACAAGGATGAACTCCTCAAAAGAAGCAAAGATTTGGTTGTGAAATTCAACAATCAAAATGTAAGTGAACCTGAACTTAGAGAGGAATTTGATAAACATTGGGATAAGTGGATTGATGAGTTATCTGCTGAGAAGACACTTTCTGAAAAACACAATATCATTCATGACATGGAAACATTTCTTAGACATCATTTTCAGGCTGTTGCTGACATAGAAAACAGAATTCAGGAGTCCTCCAAATGGACCTGTGTTCCCTATGAACGttatgaggagggaaagaagttACAAAAAATATGGTCCTCAATCCCCTTTTTTGGCAACTCATGTAGCAAAGATAAGTTAAAGAAAACAACCCAACTCTTGGAAAAACAGATGTATGACTACATTCTCGAGGAAGAACTCAGTGGCCAAGATTACAGCCCCCATTATTTTGCAGAAATAGTGGCTAAGATAAAAGATACATTAGAAACTCAATCTACTGAAACAAAATTTCCCACTTCTTATCAAACAGATGTGTGCCTGTTTTTGTGCCACAAAGCAACAAAAAGATTAAATGAGATGAGCAATACATTTCAGAAATACAATGATCCAACAACTTACCTTACAAGCCACAGAGATGACTTATTTTTTAGTTTTCAAATTTACTTTCAGGCAGCCATATCCAGCTCTGTGTTTGCCGATTTCTTGTGTAACAAGTTGAAAGAGGCCATCCGCTATGAAATCTATGAGAAGACTGCTAAGGCAATTGCTGACCAGATGAAAAAATCCCATCCAGCCTTCAGGTCTAACAGATCAAAATTGGAATTCTACATGCTGAAATCTCTTGCAGAAGAGGAAAGCCTGGAGAAGTACAATCAATATATATACAATCCAAAATATTTCATGGGGGAGTTTATTAGAAAATGTGTTGATGAGTATGTAAATCAGGAGAACCCCAAACTGAAGGGCTTGTTAGAAGAAAACCTTAAGGAATTCCAAGATCTTGGTCATTCAGCAATTGTAGAATCCACTGAAGCTATCCAACATAAAAGAGGGAATGCATCTATGTGGTTGAATGAATTTCATAGGATACTGGGAGATAACTTGTATGTTTCACGAAGAGAATTGAAAACTATTGAACATCACAAGATAACTGACTTGAAAATTTTTAAGGAGACCATGACTAAAACTCTGACTGACAAACTACAGAAGCTGAAAAATGACTTTGCTACTACTGACCTGGATCCATTTCTATCCAAACCCCATGAGATCCTTCATGAGTCCCTGATTG